DNA from Agathobaculum sp. NTUH-O15-33:
AGGGGATTCACCGAGCTAGTAGGGCGCGACGCCTCGGCGCGCCGAGGGCGTCGCGCCCTACATGGTCAGTGATTGCAATACCGTTTTGCCTTGCCCGGCCTTATTGGAATGACATGGATGGGGCGCGACGCCCACAACATCAGCGCTCGCCCGCCTGTCGAGTAGGACGGGCTGACCCAAGCCCGCCGAAAGCGAAGCGCCAGCAAAGATGGGCGCGCCCGGCAGGCCGATTCGGCCGAGCGGAGGCAGAAGGTGAGCCGCTGTAAGCGGCGAGAAGCCCCTCTGGAGGGCCAATCCATTAAATCCCTAAGCACCCGGTACGGCTCCATGGCAAATGGTTTGTATAGTATGCAGTATGTAGCTTACGATTCATCCGTATGATTGGTAAGCTGATAGCCAATGCGGGGGAGCGTAATGATGGTATGCTGCGGCGGAAGCTTTTTGCGGATATTGCCGATCAGGCGTACCACCGTTTCGTGGCTGGGCTTTTTGGCGGTATCCTGAATAGCTTCGATCAGAACGTCATATGTGCATGGTTGATCAAAGTTTGTATGGAGGACGCCCATGATTTGACTTTCGCTGGGGGTAAAATGCTGCGACATTAGGTCGGGTGCGGTTTGGCCGCTGTATTCCGTGATCAGCTTACTAATCTCTGTTACATCCACTTGTAGATCCGCGGCGAGCTGATTCATGATTTCATCGAACGCTTGCAGACATTGCTCTCCCTGTAATGAGAGAGCCTCCTGCGTGAAGGTATGTATTAATTCGACGATATGCAGCGCTTTCGCTGTAGGCTCCTTACAGGAGTCTTGAAGCAGGGAAGGTGTTTTGCATATAATACGGTCGGCCTTTTGGAGGAGATGATTACAGGCTGTCTGGATAAATAGATGGATATCCGGCGGGGGAGCCTGCTTGAGCAATTCCCACTTGGCAAGATATAGTTGGAACAACTTGTGCAGCCCTATGACCTGTTGCGCGTTACGTTCTATAAATACGGCGCTCCACTGCTGCTTCACAGCATCCACCGTTAACTCGGATGAATTGGCTTCTGCAATTCGCAGTGCGGACATATCAGTCTCACCTTGAAACAGGGCGTTTTGCTGACGCGCTTCCTGCCATCCTGCTACCTTATAGCCGCGCATTTCGGAAAGAATGGACACAAAACGTGCTATGACTGAATTGACCGTACCTTCTATGGGAGCTGCAAAGTCTGATTCCAAAGAAGAAGCAGCGGAATAGAGCGACTCCATATCGATCAGCGAATACAGTCCGGCGGAGACGGTTTGGTTTTGCGAATGGAGCCTTCGCAGTTCATCCATGCCCATGGCTTCGCCATGTCCTCCGGTGCCCACGCCCTGCGTGGCGGTGACGCTGCTGGCATAGGCGTCGTTAAAATCCCGAATCACGGAGATAAGCATCTTGCGCATATGGCGCTCCGGCATGGGGCCTGATAAATTTTGAAGCTTCTCTAAACCTTGCTTCGCAATAGAAACGGATACGTGCGCCCGGTAGTCCGCCGTTTCAACGGGCTCGTTGTCAAGCTTCACCTCGTTTAAAAGGTTTTGATAGAAGTGCGCTGCCGCCGGCACCGGCATTTCCCGCACCATGACTTTTTGATATTTCTTCATGAGCGCATCCGCGATCGTATGGTCGCCCTGCGTGGCATTTTCATCGGGAGATAATAGATTTGTCGGTGAGCGGCCGTCCAGCTTTATGGTCTCCACAATCATTTCGTCTGGACTGATCGGAGCGTTGGGATCTAGCCCCTTATGCCGTAGCGATACCGCCGCGGAAAGCGCGCACTGCACCACAGCGGGCGCGGAAACGGCGCGCGGCGTAACGGTAGGGGGCGCAAGCGCGCCGATCC
Protein-coding regions in this window:
- a CDS encoding eCIS core domain-containing protein, translated to MLSAEKKTVPKTAEKRPAPNSTGIPTAMKRRFETASGFSLDDVRIHYHSEKPGRIGALAYTQGTQVHIAPGQERHLPHELGHVVQQKQGLVRPTIRLGGMPANLNPALEQSASRIGALAPPTVTPRAVSAPAVVQCALSAAVSLRHKGLDPNAPISPDEMIVETIKLDGRSPTNLLSPDENATQGDHTIADALMKKYQKVMVREMPVPAAAHFYQNLLNEVKLDNEPVETADYRAHVSVSIAKQGLEKLQNLSGPMPERHMRKMLISVIRDFNDAYASSVTATQGVGTGGHGEAMGMDELRRLHSQNQTVSAGLYSLIDMESLYSAASSLESDFAAPIEGTVNSVIARFVSILSEMRGYKVAGWQEARQQNALFQGETDMSALRIAEANSSELTVDAVKQQWSAVFIERNAQQVIGLHKLFQLYLAKWELLKQAPPPDIHLFIQTACNHLLQKADRIICKTPSLLQDSCKEPTAKALHIVELIHTFTQEALSLQGEQCLQAFDEIMNQLAADLQVDVTEISKLITEYSGQTAPDLMSQHFTPSESQIMGVLHTNFDQPCTYDVLIEAIQDTAKKPSHETVVRLIGNIRKKLPPQHTIITLPRIGYQLTNHTDES